One genomic segment of Choristoneura fumiferana chromosome Z, NRCan_CFum_1, whole genome shotgun sequence includes these proteins:
- the LOC141440291 gene encoding uncharacterized protein — MFVSKSLVYVLLIAVTVLGKHKKVKTKKFVSPSTKGIQCYNCLSFDHPGCWDPDHPDFANITVPNIDCYIPGMAFLCIVITSESAKLVETGQEIGPVRARTCVPAKDFSKKTVSYTMCSKLSKELSASEIFSRIAVSRPQCTLCKKHLCTDATHC; from the exons ATGTTTGTgagcaaatcgctagtgtacgTACTACTTATTGCCGTTACTGTTTTGG GCAAACACAAGAAGGTCAAGACGAAGAAGTTCGTCTCACCGAGCACGAAAGGCATCCAGTGCTACAACTGCCTCTCGTTTGACCACCCTGGCTGCTGGGACCCCGACCACCCCGACTTTGCGAACATAACT GTGCCAAACATCGATTGTTATATACCCGGAATGGCGTTCCTGTGCATCGTTATAACATCCGAGTCGGCGAAGCTGG TTGAAACCGGCCAAGAGATCGGCCCAGTCCGCGCCCGCACCTGTGTGCCGGCCAAGGACTTTTCCAAGAAGACAGTCTCCTACACCATGTGCAGTAAACTTAGCAAGGAGCTCTCAGCATCGGAGATATTCTCGCGCATAGCCGTCAGCCGTCCGCAGTGTACACTCTGCAAAAAACACCTATGCACGGACGCCACGCACTGCTAA